A region of Dysgonomonas mossii DNA encodes the following proteins:
- a CDS encoding LamG-like jellyroll fold domain-containing protein, whose protein sequence is MKKKNMLTIQILLFVSVFLFSCNNNLDLNEKTEDNTNTSVLKNTALSTENLDYNTFGFYYNWYGNAEFDNGYFHWGHDILPGPGQSTSPGYIPGTNGDIAANFYPQLGTYSSKDPVLIRMHMEMFVRSRVGVVALSWWNESGTSEPEKISSLLNIANEYGLKVCFHIEPYSGRNAASMKESITHLIDTYGGHPAFYRLKGKPVFFIYDSYLTSASDWATLLSPGGSRTIRNTPYDSHVIGLWLNNMSSQPSVILGANFDGFYTYFASDGFTFGSTSSNWASMQTWAKQNNKLFIPSVGPGYIDTRVRPWNDATTRNRNNGQYYDNMYRKAIDTGTEYISITSFNEWHEGSQIEPAVPFSSSSFTYSDYGSLSPDYYLDRTAYWVSEFVKNKQQARAELYINGRDGGYIDFGHSPEYSNFGENGKQAFTVELWLKLKYTEAFGSVVSCFNEDSQTQTRKGWVINSFHNSRLRMTLGLENWGLLEPGFDFSTTGQWVHFAAVVDENGINEEQINGKPVVLKVYQNGILKDQSTSFDGGNYLSNYLQTPMIAFGQPAGVGGMTSDWRLSGYIKDFHIWKSAKSEGTIRKIMNKDIDVTGFEPDLVCGWRFNSVPVNNQDIKDLTGRYSARLVGDYQWISLQ, encoded by the coding sequence ATGAAAAAGAAAAACATGTTGACTATTCAGATTTTATTGTTTGTATCTGTCTTCTTATTCAGCTGTAACAATAATTTAGATCTGAACGAAAAAACAGAGGATAATACAAACACCTCTGTACTAAAGAACACGGCATTATCTACAGAGAATTTAGATTATAATACTTTTGGATTTTACTATAACTGGTATGGTAATGCAGAATTCGATAACGGATATTTCCATTGGGGACACGATATACTTCCGGGGCCGGGGCAAAGTACCAGTCCTGGTTATATACCGGGGACGAATGGTGATATTGCTGCTAACTTTTATCCTCAGTTAGGGACCTATAGCAGTAAAGATCCGGTCTTAATAAGAATGCACATGGAGATGTTTGTCCGTTCGCGAGTCGGTGTTGTAGCCTTGTCATGGTGGAATGAATCGGGTACCTCCGAACCGGAAAAAATATCTTCGCTTCTTAATATAGCTAATGAATACGGTCTTAAAGTATGTTTTCATATAGAACCTTATTCAGGCCGAAATGCAGCATCTATGAAAGAAAGTATTACTCACTTAATTGATACCTATGGAGGACATCCGGCTTTTTACAGGCTGAAGGGCAAACCTGTTTTCTTTATTTACGATTCTTATCTTACTTCGGCTTCCGACTGGGCTACTCTATTAAGTCCCGGAGGTAGCAGAACGATAAGGAATACTCCGTATGATTCTCATGTTATCGGATTATGGTTGAATAATATGAGTTCGCAGCCATCCGTTATTTTAGGTGCTAATTTTGATGGATTCTATACCTATTTTGCATCTGATGGCTTCACTTTTGGTTCCACATCATCTAATTGGGCTTCAATGCAAACTTGGGCAAAACAAAATAATAAGCTGTTCATTCCAAGTGTTGGTCCCGGGTATATAGATACCCGAGTTCGTCCTTGGAACGATGCTACTACCCGCAATCGTAACAATGGTCAGTATTATGACAATATGTACCGAAAAGCAATAGACACGGGTACTGAATATATTTCTATCACTTCTTTTAATGAATGGCATGAAGGGTCACAAATAGAACCGGCTGTACCATTCAGTAGTTCTTCCTTTACTTACTCAGACTATGGCAGTCTTTCTCCCGACTATTATTTGGATAGGACTGCTTATTGGGTCAGTGAGTTTGTTAAAAATAAGCAACAAGCTAGAGCAGAACTATATATTAATGGCCGAGATGGAGGATATATTGATTTTGGTCATAGCCCTGAATATTCAAATTTTGGAGAAAATGGGAAACAAGCATTTACGGTGGAATTGTGGCTTAAATTGAAATATACAGAAGCTTTTGGTAGTGTAGTATCATGCTTTAATGAGGACAGTCAGACCCAGACTCGTAAAGGATGGGTAATCAATAGTTTTCATAATTCGAGGCTTAGGATGACACTCGGCTTGGAAAATTGGGGGTTATTGGAACCGGGCTTTGATTTCTCTACGACCGGGCAATGGGTACATTTTGCTGCTGTAGTGGATGAGAATGGTATAAACGAAGAACAAATTAATGGAAAGCCTGTGGTTTTAAAAGTTTATCAGAATGGAATACTGAAAGACCAGAGTACATCCTTTGATGGAGGAAATTATTTGTCAAATTATTTACAGACACCAATGATTGCTTTTGGCCAGCCTGCGGGTGTAGGAGGAATGACCAGCGATTGGAGGCTTTCCGGTTATATAAAAGATTTTCATATCTGGAAGAGTGCAAAATCGGAAGGTACTATCAGAAAAATTATGAATAAAGATATCGATGTTACAGGCTTTGAACCTGATCTGGTATGCGGATGGAGATTCAATTCTGTTCCGGTAAATAATCAGGATATAAAAGATCTGACAGGTAGATATTCAGCACGATTAGTCGGTGATTACCAGTGGATATCACTTCAATAG
- a CDS encoding DUF4972 domain-containing protein, protein MKHIFNFLTLLAFSLLVFSACSDDNDNSAVDVSKFVTQMEGVRDEMVQLRDNVQYGDKKDMYPQESKYILDDAVIQIEKTIRYFKNGTETDPTQNKTDEAIAAANKAIADFKATQRTEDLPPEFKDAELYVNGKNGGYIDFGYSSDYSNFGESGKQAFTVELWFKLKYTEGFGSIVSCFNEDGETQTRKGWVINNFDNSRVRMTIGLENWGLMEPGVNFGTTGEWAHFAAVIDENGINGESAVIKVYLNGELKDQATAQVGKNYLSNYLETSMVAFGQPAGVGGMTDAWRLSGYIKDFHIWKSAKTEEEVRKIMDKEIIVTGSESDLVCGWKFTSTVENNEDIKDLTGKYSAKLVGEYQWITVD, encoded by the coding sequence ATGAAACACATTTTTAATTTTTTGACCTTATTAGCCTTCTCTTTACTTGTATTTTCGGCTTGTTCCGATGATAACGATAATTCAGCAGTAGATGTGAGTAAATTTGTTACACAAATGGAAGGTGTCCGCGATGAAATGGTACAGTTAAGAGATAATGTCCAATATGGCGATAAGAAAGATATGTATCCGCAGGAGAGCAAATATATATTAGACGATGCTGTGATACAGATAGAAAAAACGATCCGTTATTTTAAGAATGGAACAGAAACAGATCCTACCCAGAATAAGACGGATGAGGCTATTGCCGCTGCGAATAAAGCGATTGCTGACTTTAAGGCAACACAGCGGACCGAAGATTTACCCCCTGAATTTAAAGATGCTGAATTATATGTTAATGGCAAAAATGGTGGATATATTGACTTTGGATATAGCTCTGATTATTCTAATTTTGGTGAGTCGGGTAAACAGGCTTTTACAGTAGAACTGTGGTTTAAGTTAAAATATACGGAAGGCTTTGGTAGTATAGTTTCATGCTTTAATGAAGATGGTGAAACTCAGACTCGTAAAGGCTGGGTTATCAACAATTTTGATAATTCAAGAGTGCGTATGACCATCGGGCTTGAGAACTGGGGTTTGATGGAACCCGGAGTGAATTTTGGAACTACCGGAGAATGGGCTCACTTTGCAGCCGTTATAGATGAGAATGGTATCAATGGGGAATCGGCAGTTATTAAAGTTTATCTGAATGGAGAATTGAAGGATCAGGCTACAGCACAAGTCGGGAAAAATTATCTGTCGAATTATCTTGAAACCTCGATGGTTGCATTTGGCCAGCCTGCAGGAGTAGGCGGAATGACGGATGCCTGGAGACTGTCTGGATATATCAAAGACTTCCATATCTGGAAATCTGCGAAAACAGAAGAGGAAGTAAGGAAAATAATGGATAAAGAAATTATTGTTACCGGTTCCGAATCAGATCTGGTTTGTGGATGGAAATTTACATCTACTGTAGAGAATAATGAAGATATAAAAGACCTGACCGGAAAATATTCTGCGAAGTTGGTTGGCGAGTATCAATGGATTACTGTTGACTGA